A single Pan troglodytes isolate AG18354 chromosome X, NHGRI_mPanTro3-v2.0_pri, whole genome shotgun sequence DNA region contains:
- the GAGE10 gene encoding G antigen 10: protein MIGPMLPEQFSEEEVEPPKPEEGEPATQSQDPAPAHQGEDEGASAGQGPKPEADSQEQVHPKTGCECGDGPDGQEMGLPNPEEVKTPEEGEKRSQC, encoded by the exons ATGATTGGGCCTATGCTG CCCGAGCAGTTCAGTGAAGAAGAAGTGGAACCACCAAAACCTGAAGAAGGGGAACCAGCAACTCAAAGTCAGGATCCTGCACCTGCTCATCAGGGAGAGGATGAGGGAGCATCTGCAGGTCAAG ggccGAAGCCTGAAGCTGATAGCCAGGAACAGGTTCACCCAAAGACTGGGTGTGAGTGTGGAGATGGTCCTGATGGCCAGGAGATGGGCCTGCCAAATCCAGAGGAGGTGAAAACGCCTGAAGAAG GTGAAAAGCGATCACAGTGTTAA